From one Eulemur rufifrons isolate Redbay chromosome 23, OSU_ERuf_1, whole genome shotgun sequence genomic stretch:
- the NOL3 gene encoding nucleolar protein 3: MGNSQERPSETIDRERKRLVETLQADSGLLLDALLARGVLTGPEYEALDALPDAERRVRRLLLLVQSKGEAACQELLRCAQHTVRAPDPAWDWQHVGPGYRDRSYDPPCPGHWTPEAPGSGTACPWLPRASDTDNEAGGPEGSEAVQSGTPDEPEPEPEAEASEGAEPEPEPQMDPEPEPEAEPEPEPEPEPEAEPDFEEGDESEGIPEDQNADRLFPAQAG, from the exons ATGGGCAACTCGCAGGAGCGGCCGTCAGAGACAATCGACCGCGAGCGGAAGCGCCTGGTGGAGACGCTTCAGGCGGACTCGGGGCTGCTGCTGGACGCGCTGCTGGCGCGGGGCGTGCTCACCGGGCCTGAGTACGAGGCGTTGGATGCACTGCCTGATGCGGAGCGCAGGGTGCGCCGCCTGCTGCTGCTGGTGCAGAGCAAGGGCGAGGCCGCTTGCCAGGAGCTGCTGCGCTGTGCTCAGCATACGGTGCGCGCGCCGGACCCCGCCTGGGACTGGCAGCACGTGGGCCCGG GCTACCGGGACCGTAGCTATGACCCTCCGTGCCCAGGCCATTGGACGCCCGAGGCACCTGGCTCGGGGACCGCATGCCCCTGGCTGCCCAGAGCTTCAGACACAGACAACGAGGCCGGGGGCCCTGAGGGCTCTGAGGCGGTGCAATCCGGGACCCCAGACGAGCCAGAGCCAGAACCGGAAGCTGAGGCCTCTGAAGGGGctgagccggagccggagccccAGATGGATCCGGAACCAGAGCCAGAGGCGGAACCAGAACCAGAACCGGAGCCTGAGCCCGAGGCCGAGCCTGACTTCGAGGAGGGGGACGAGTCCGAAGGT ATTCCTGAAGACCAGAACGCTGACCGGCTCTTCCCTGCCCAAGCTGGATAG